The following are encoded together in the Streptomyces tsukubensis genome:
- a CDS encoding glycoside hydrolase family 2, with protein MRPTYALGPRPRRRDPVDPHFFPALLTRLVPGVALLTLLASVLTAAGATPVSAAPAAWTPKPAPMTTPWTDQVPVDKPLPEYPRPQLTRPDWANLNGIWDFAVTSKDAGQPAQFTEQIRVPFVAESALSGVQRKITENDKLWYKRTFTVPAGWSGRRIQLNFGASDWQSTVWVNGQRVGAHKGGYDAFSYDITPQLVSGTNTIVVSVHDPTQTGGQAVGKQRVNDVQPHSGGGIFYTAASGIWQTVWIEPVAPAHITRLDMTPRLGDSTLRVKVQGTGLSGETAKVTVSSGRTVVGTATGQPGAELTVPVPGPHLWTPDDPYLYDVKAELTTGSTTVDTVGGYTGMRSVSTAKVDGVTRPVLNGKFVFQTGTLDQGYWPDGIYTAPTDAALKSDLQAHKDLGFNMVRKHIKVEPQRWFYWADRLGLMVWQDMPAMDTGKSPDSAARTQWESEYHAIIDQHRSSPALVQWVNQNEGWGQYDQARIANEVKAYDPSRLVDNMSGVNCCGSVDGGNGDVIDHHNYVGPGVTAPTATRAAVLGEFGGLGYRVPGHEWFPGGGFSYEDQPNTATLNNRFVGLIEAIRLSQLPAGLSASVYTEITDVENEANGLLTYDRQVVKVDAARVKAANQALISASQNPPPPVTLPTGGYKSLRVTTPGNTAKYLRHSDALAYTAVVESGSSALLKNDATWKIVAGLGNSSCYSFESRNYPGEYLRHRDFRVRRDANDGSALFKADATWCAVAGTGGVRLAASNFPGSYLRHINSEVWLATPGGSHTWDNPATFTEDTTWSVEAPWAP; from the coding sequence GACAAGCCATTGCCGGAGTACCCGCGCCCCCAGCTGACCCGCCCCGACTGGGCCAATCTCAACGGCATCTGGGACTTCGCGGTGACCTCGAAGGACGCCGGGCAGCCCGCACAGTTCACCGAGCAGATCAGAGTGCCCTTCGTCGCGGAGTCGGCGCTCTCCGGGGTCCAGCGCAAGATCACGGAGAATGACAAGCTCTGGTACAAACGCACCTTCACCGTCCCGGCCGGCTGGAGCGGACGCAGGATCCAGCTCAACTTCGGTGCCTCCGACTGGCAGTCGACCGTCTGGGTCAATGGACAGCGGGTCGGCGCCCACAAGGGCGGCTACGACGCCTTCTCGTACGACATCACGCCCCAACTCGTCTCGGGCACCAACACCATCGTCGTCTCCGTCCACGACCCCACGCAGACGGGCGGCCAAGCCGTCGGCAAGCAGCGCGTCAACGACGTGCAGCCGCACTCGGGCGGCGGGATCTTCTACACCGCCGCCTCCGGCATCTGGCAGACCGTCTGGATCGAGCCGGTCGCGCCCGCGCACATCACCCGCCTCGACATGACACCGCGGCTCGGTGACAGCACCCTGCGGGTCAAGGTCCAGGGAACCGGCCTCTCGGGCGAGACCGCGAAGGTGACCGTCTCTTCCGGCAGGACCGTGGTCGGCACGGCCACAGGGCAGCCGGGCGCGGAGCTGACCGTCCCCGTGCCCGGTCCGCACCTGTGGACACCCGACGATCCCTACCTCTACGACGTGAAGGCGGAGCTGACCACAGGCTCCACCACCGTGGACACCGTCGGCGGCTACACGGGGATGCGCTCCGTCTCGACCGCGAAGGTCGACGGAGTGACGCGGCCGGTGCTCAACGGCAAGTTCGTCTTCCAGACAGGAACGCTCGACCAGGGCTACTGGCCCGACGGCATCTACACCGCGCCCACCGACGCCGCCCTCAAGTCCGACCTTCAGGCCCACAAGGACCTCGGCTTCAACATGGTGCGCAAACACATCAAGGTCGAGCCGCAGCGCTGGTTCTACTGGGCGGACCGGCTGGGGCTCATGGTCTGGCAGGACATGCCGGCGATGGATACGGGGAAGTCCCCCGACAGCGCGGCCCGCACCCAGTGGGAGTCCGAATACCACGCCATCATCGACCAGCACCGCAGTTCTCCCGCGCTGGTGCAGTGGGTCAACCAGAACGAAGGCTGGGGCCAGTACGACCAGGCCCGGATAGCCAATGAGGTCAAGGCGTACGACCCTTCGCGGCTCGTCGACAACATGAGCGGCGTGAACTGCTGCGGCTCCGTCGACGGCGGTAACGGCGACGTGATCGACCACCACAACTACGTGGGCCCCGGCGTCACGGCCCCGACCGCGACCCGAGCGGCGGTACTCGGTGAGTTCGGTGGCCTCGGCTACAGAGTGCCGGGCCATGAATGGTTCCCCGGCGGCGGCTTCAGCTACGAGGACCAGCCGAACACCGCGACCCTCAACAACCGCTTCGTCGGACTGATCGAAGCGATCCGGCTCAGTCAGCTCCCTGCCGGGCTCTCCGCCTCGGTGTACACCGAGATCACCGACGTGGAGAACGAGGCGAACGGACTGCTCACCTACGACCGGCAGGTGGTCAAGGTCGACGCGGCCCGCGTCAAGGCGGCCAACCAGGCCCTGATCAGTGCCTCGCAGAACCCGCCACCACCCGTCACCCTGCCCACCGGCGGCTACAAGTCCCTGCGTGTCACGACCCCGGGCAACACCGCCAAATACCTGCGCCACTCCGACGCCCTGGCCTACACCGCGGTCGTCGAAAGCGGCAGCTCCGCCCTGCTCAAGAACGACGCCACCTGGAAGATCGTCGCGGGACTCGGCAACAGCTCCTGCTACTCCTTCGAGTCGCGCAACTATCCCGGCGAATACCTCAGGCACCGCGACTTCCGGGTCCGCCGCGACGCCAACGACGGCTCAGCGCTCTTCAAGGCCGACGCCACGTGGTGCGCCGTGGCAGGCACAGGCGGGGTACGGCTCGCCGCGTCGAACTTTCCCGGCAGCTACCTCCGCCACATCAACTCCGAAGTGTGGCTGGCCACGCCGGGCGGCTCCCACACGTGGGACAACCCCGCCACCTTCACCGAGGACACGACCTGGTCAGTGGAGGCCCCTTGGGCACCGTGA
- a CDS encoding GOLPH3/VPS74 family protein: MYQTLPQSLYLLCYTVDKEKFELTNLQGRGQLLRAAALSELVIDGSLNAKGRKVVRRPAKAPADSFAAAVLHDLPTEKPKGWLQFVHNKAHTAEKPVREQLAATGAITVTHEKRLGLVGIDKVSVNDPQEVLALRERVRSAVLGGSDPAAVAVDELTMAVFAYEVEVTSVFSGKERRENKQIFKELAARYDDLVPGLRKALRDSYLASVTVGGGWGQ, from the coding sequence ATGTACCAGACCCTCCCCCAGAGCCTCTACCTGCTCTGTTACACCGTGGACAAGGAAAAGTTCGAGCTCACCAACCTTCAGGGGCGTGGCCAGTTGCTGCGGGCCGCGGCACTGTCCGAGCTGGTCATCGACGGCTCGCTCAACGCCAAGGGGCGGAAGGTCGTAAGACGCCCCGCCAAGGCGCCCGCCGACTCGTTCGCCGCCGCGGTGCTGCACGATCTGCCGACGGAGAAGCCGAAGGGGTGGCTCCAGTTCGTGCACAACAAGGCGCACACCGCGGAGAAGCCGGTCCGCGAGCAGCTCGCGGCGACGGGGGCGATCACCGTCACGCACGAGAAGCGATTGGGACTGGTCGGCATCGACAAGGTCTCCGTCAATGACCCGCAGGAGGTGCTGGCCCTGCGGGAGAGGGTACGGAGCGCGGTGCTCGGCGGTTCGGATCCGGCGGCGGTAGCGGTGGACGAGCTGACCATGGCCGTCTTCGCCTACGAGGTCGAGGTGACGAGCGTGTTCTCCGGGAAGGAGCGCCGCGAGAACAAGCAGATATTCAAGGAGCTGGCCGCGCGTTACGACGACCTCGTCCCCGGTCTGCGCAAGGCGCTGCGCGACTCGTACCTGGCGAGTGTGACGGTCGGGGGCGGCTGGGGTCAGTGA
- a CDS encoding YciI family protein has protein sequence MAKYLLLKHYRGAPASVNCTPMDQWSPDEISAHVGYMNDFAARLEKTGEYVDSQALAPEGTWVRYDGEGRPPVTDGPFAETKDLIAGWMIIDVDSHERALQLAGELSAAPGADGEPIHEWLELRPFLGEHPTITE, from the coding sequence ATGGCCAAGTACCTGCTGCTGAAGCACTACCGAGGCGCCCCCGCCTCGGTCAACTGCACGCCGATGGACCAGTGGAGCCCGGACGAGATCTCGGCCCACGTGGGGTACATGAACGACTTCGCCGCCCGACTGGAGAAGACCGGCGAGTACGTCGACAGCCAGGCCCTCGCCCCCGAGGGAACATGGGTCCGCTACGACGGAGAGGGCCGCCCACCCGTCACCGACGGACCGTTCGCCGAGACCAAGGACCTCATCGCCGGCTGGATGATCATCGACGTCGACAGCCACGAGCGCGCCCTCCAACTGGCCGGGGAACTGTCCGCCGCCCCCGGCGCGGACGGCGAACCGATCCACGAATGGCTGGAGCTCCGCCCGTTCCTGGGCGAGCACCCCACCATCACGGAGTGA
- a CDS encoding S9 family peptidase, with the protein MSTSVPHVVPRLAVEELFGAPVRAGASISPDGTRMAYLAPWRDRLNVWVESVDSDTEARCVTADDNRSVHTYHWCDDPRWLLYEQDGDGDERWHIYRVDLEDPEAKAVDLTPFPGATVTGFELSVSRPGKALLHLNSRNPLEFDLYEVDIATGELTMLAENPGQVAGWLYTPGGDLYALTLSTDGLIELSQWDAQRGKSRPVTTFEGADYPLGVQPFRTTPDGTGVWLGSNRDTDRTRLIRLDLATGEETLVDSHPEFGLDTRSVVFPTLPSPLIQDRRTGELIGVRYLGERQLIQPLDPHFAAVLENLSKLSDGDVGHLSCDDSGQRWIVGFTHDRDPAVTYFYDHTTGRSRLLFRPYPHLDPDTLAPMTPVTITSRDGLALHSYLTLPLGAEPSGLPMVLLVHGGPWHRDSWGFDAVAQLLANRGYAVLQVNFRGSTGFGKAFLKAGIGELAGKMHDDLIDAVDWAVDEGYADRDRVAIFGGSYGGYAALVGVTFTPDVFAASIDFCGISNLVTFLRTVPDFVKPQLISNWYLFAGDPDDPEQAARMLARSPISRVDEIRTPLMVVQGGNDIRVVKAESDQIVDALRARGVEVEYMVKDNEGHGFVNPENNIDMFRAADRFLARHLGIRQDAE; encoded by the coding sequence ATGTCTACTTCCGTTCCGCACGTGGTCCCGCGCCTCGCCGTCGAGGAACTCTTCGGTGCTCCCGTCCGCGCCGGTGCGTCGATCTCTCCCGACGGCACCAGGATGGCGTACCTGGCACCTTGGCGGGATCGGCTGAACGTATGGGTGGAGAGCGTCGATTCCGACACGGAGGCGCGCTGTGTCACCGCCGACGACAACCGCAGCGTGCACACCTACCACTGGTGCGACGACCCGCGGTGGCTGCTCTACGAACAGGACGGCGACGGCGACGAGCGGTGGCACATCTACCGGGTCGACCTGGAGGACCCGGAGGCGAAGGCCGTCGATCTCACCCCCTTCCCCGGAGCCACGGTCACAGGTTTCGAGCTGTCGGTCTCGCGGCCCGGCAAGGCCCTGCTGCATCTGAACAGCAGGAACCCGCTGGAGTTCGACCTCTACGAAGTAGACATCGCCACCGGCGAGTTGACGATGCTGGCCGAGAACCCGGGCCAGGTCGCCGGCTGGCTGTACACGCCTGGCGGTGACCTGTACGCCCTGACCTTGTCGACCGACGGACTCATCGAGCTGTCGCAGTGGGACGCCCAGAGGGGAAAGTCGCGTCCGGTCACCACGTTCGAGGGCGCCGACTACCCCTTGGGCGTGCAGCCGTTCCGGACAACGCCCGACGGGACCGGCGTGTGGCTCGGCTCCAACAGGGACACCGACCGGACGCGGCTGATCCGGCTCGACCTGGCCACCGGCGAGGAGACACTGGTCGACAGCCACCCGGAGTTCGGCCTCGACACGCGGAGCGTGGTCTTCCCCACGCTGCCTTCGCCGCTCATCCAGGACCGGCGGACCGGAGAGCTGATCGGCGTGCGCTACCTCGGTGAACGGCAGCTCATCCAGCCGCTCGACCCGCACTTCGCCGCGGTGTTGGAGAACCTGAGCAAGCTGTCCGACGGGGACGTGGGGCACCTGTCGTGCGACGACAGTGGGCAGCGCTGGATCGTCGGCTTCACCCACGACCGCGACCCCGCCGTCACTTACTTCTACGACCACACCACCGGGCGGAGCCGGTTGCTGTTCAGGCCGTATCCGCACCTGGACCCCGACACGCTCGCCCCCATGACACCGGTCACGATCACCTCGCGTGACGGACTGGCCCTCCACTCGTACCTGACTCTGCCCCTGGGAGCCGAGCCCTCCGGACTGCCGATGGTGCTGCTGGTGCACGGCGGACCGTGGCACCGCGACAGCTGGGGCTTCGACGCCGTCGCACAGCTCCTCGCCAATCGCGGCTACGCGGTACTCCAGGTCAACTTCCGCGGCTCGACCGGCTTCGGCAAGGCCTTCCTCAAGGCAGGCATCGGGGAGCTGGCGGGGAAGATGCACGACGACCTCATCGACGCGGTCGACTGGGCCGTCGACGAGGGGTACGCCGACCGGGACCGAGTGGCGATCTTCGGTGGCTCCTACGGCGGATACGCCGCCCTGGTCGGTGTCACCTTCACTCCTGATGTCTTCGCCGCCTCGATCGACTTCTGCGGTATCTCGAACCTTGTCACCTTCCTCAGGACCGTGCCTGATTTCGTGAAGCCGCAGCTGATCAGCAATTGGTACCTCTTCGCCGGCGATCCCGACGACCCGGAGCAGGCAGCGCGGATGCTGGCCCGCTCGCCGATCAGCCGGGTGGACGAGATACGTACGCCGCTGATGGTGGTCCAGGGCGGCAACGACATCCGCGTGGTCAAGGCCGAGTCCGACCAGATCGTCGACGCGCTCCGCGCCCGTGGAGTCGAGGTCGAATACATGGTCAAGGACAACGAGGGCCACGGCTTCGTGAACCCGGAGAACAACATCGACATGTTCCGCGCCGCGGACCGCTTCCTCGCCCGGCACTTGGGCATACGACAGGACGCGGAGTAG
- a CDS encoding RNA polymerase sigma factor, with protein sequence MDEALLRGLIPGVLTILVRRGADFAAAEDAVQDALVEAVRVWPVDPPQDPKGWLVTVAWRKFLDVVRADTARRRREDHFTEEPVTGPAVDDTLQLYFLCAHPSLTPASAVALTLRAVGGLTTRQIARAYLVPEATMAQRISRAKRTVAGVEGASARVRRGAGVEAPSGLGQPNTGAEAPSGRAGPGAGGRFDRPGGVATVLRVLYLVFNEGYSGDIDLAAEAVRLTRQLAAQVDHPEVAGLLALMLLHHARRAARTASDGSLVPLAEQDRGRWDTRSIAEGVGILQAALARDRLGEFQAQAAIAALHADAPTAEETDWVQIVEWYDELTRLTDSPVVRLNRAVAVGEADGPRAGLAALSALDDSLPRHTAVAAYLHERDGDLAKAARLYAEGAHQAPNLAERDHLTRRAARLNARGCR encoded by the coding sequence ATGGACGAGGCACTGTTGCGCGGCCTCATCCCCGGTGTGCTGACGATCCTGGTCCGCCGCGGAGCCGACTTCGCGGCGGCCGAGGACGCCGTGCAGGACGCCCTGGTCGAGGCGGTCCGCGTCTGGCCGGTCGACCCTCCGCAGGACCCCAAGGGGTGGCTGGTCACCGTAGCCTGGCGCAAGTTCCTCGATGTGGTGCGGGCGGACACCGCCCGCCGTAGGCGTGAGGACCACTTCACCGAAGAGCCGGTGACCGGGCCCGCGGTGGACGACACGCTCCAGCTCTACTTCCTGTGCGCCCACCCGTCGTTGACACCCGCGTCGGCGGTGGCGCTCACGCTGCGCGCCGTCGGCGGGCTGACCACCCGCCAGATCGCCCGGGCCTACCTGGTGCCAGAGGCGACCATGGCGCAGCGCATCAGCCGGGCCAAGCGCACCGTGGCCGGCGTGGAGGGCGCCTCTGCCCGGGTGAGGCGGGGAGCCGGCGTGGAGGCCCCTTCCGGCCTGGGGCAGCCGAATACCGGCGCGGAGGCCCCCTCCGGCCGGGCGGGGCCCGGAGCTGGGGGAAGGTTCGACAGGCCCGGTGGTGTCGCCACCGTGCTGCGCGTCCTCTATCTGGTCTTCAACGAGGGCTACTCCGGTGACATCGACCTCGCCGCGGAGGCCGTCCGGCTCACTCGGCAGCTCGCGGCGCAGGTCGACCACCCCGAGGTGGCGGGGCTGCTCGCGCTCATGCTGCTCCACCATGCCAGGCGGGCCGCCAGGACCGCGTCCGACGGCAGCCTGGTGCCCCTTGCCGAACAGGACCGCGGCCGGTGGGACACCCGGTCGATCGCCGAGGGTGTCGGGATACTGCAAGCGGCCCTCGCCCGTGACCGACTGGGCGAGTTCCAGGCCCAGGCCGCCATCGCGGCGCTCCACGCCGACGCACCCACCGCCGAGGAGACCGACTGGGTGCAGATCGTCGAGTGGTACGACGAGCTCACGCGCCTCACCGACAGCCCCGTCGTCCGGCTCAACCGTGCGGTGGCCGTCGGCGAGGCCGACGGGCCGCGCGCCGGTCTGGCGGCACTCTCGGCGCTGGACGACTCGTTGCCCCGCCACACCGCTGTGGCGGCGTACCTCCACGAGCGCGACGGCGACCTGGCCAAGGCGGCGCGGCTGTACGCCGAGGGGGCCCACCAGGCGCCCAACCTCGCCGAGCGCGACCACCTGACCCGCCGGGCCGCTCGGCTCAACGCCCGCGGGTGCCGCTGA
- a CDS encoding PE family protein, translated as MRRTRDIAAPRTLLITAIAVVGLASPPVLASATAHASAGSARTAHTSLGILGFPGSNGANGSGTGGGIGGLGGVGGAAGANGNGGNGGNGGNGSGPASVGGIGGAGGAGGANGNGGAGGAGGAAAQGGKGGKGGVGGVGNAGAGIAGGKGGNGGASTAGGGHTGGTGGAGGAASPVCPGKPGGDGTAATFGADGTTGATGAAGRTTLPC; from the coding sequence ATGCGCCGCACGCGCGACATCGCCGCCCCCCGGACCCTCCTCATCACCGCAATCGCTGTAGTGGGCCTCGCCTCTCCCCCGGTCCTCGCCTCAGCAACGGCCCACGCCTCCGCCGGAAGTGCCCGGACGGCCCACACCAGCCTCGGCATCCTGGGCTTCCCCGGCAGCAATGGAGCCAACGGCTCGGGGACCGGCGGTGGAATCGGCGGCCTGGGCGGCGTCGGTGGCGCGGCCGGCGCCAACGGCAACGGCGGGAACGGAGGCAATGGCGGCAACGGGAGCGGCCCGGCGAGCGTCGGTGGCATCGGCGGTGCGGGTGGCGCCGGCGGCGCCAACGGCAACGGTGGAGCCGGCGGTGCCGGTGGCGCCGCCGCACAGGGCGGCAAGGGTGGCAAGGGCGGTGTAGGAGGCGTCGGTAACGCCGGGGCGGGCATCGCCGGCGGCAAGGGCGGTAACGGCGGCGCTTCCACCGCGGGAGGCGGTCACACCGGTGGCACAGGTGGGGCCGGCGGCGCCGCCAGCCCGGTCTGTCCGGGCAAGCCGGGTGGTGACGGCACCGCCGCCACGTTCGGCGCCGACGGCACCACGGGTGCCACTGGCGCTGCCGGTCGCACCACGCTCCCCTGCTGA
- a CDS encoding DUF3159 domain-containing protein has product MTEPEFPPTPTDGQHKPDRAQDSPDGTQDSPDRSQGGTTELKAKQTPLEQMGGTTGLVYMALPIVAFVLANASLGLMAAICTAVGVGVAISVLRLVRKEPIQPALSGLFGVAVAAFVAWKTGSAKGFFLTGIWSNVALCAVFLLSLIVRRPLAGIVWGALNGTGTSWLKDKPSRRYYDIATLALTLVFAARVAVQQWLYDEDHTGWLAVAKIAMGYPLLALAFLVVLWAARRSGKRLKEMGQRQPAASS; this is encoded by the coding sequence ATGACTGAACCCGAATTTCCCCCTACCCCGACCGACGGCCAGCACAAGCCGGACAGGGCGCAGGACAGCCCGGACGGGACCCAGGACAGCCCGGACAGGAGCCAGGGCGGCACGACGGAGCTGAAGGCCAAACAGACACCGCTTGAGCAGATGGGCGGCACGACCGGCCTGGTCTACATGGCCCTTCCGATCGTCGCCTTCGTCCTTGCCAACGCCTCGCTCGGGTTGATGGCCGCCATCTGCACGGCAGTCGGTGTCGGGGTGGCCATCTCCGTACTGCGCCTGGTGCGCAAGGAACCGATCCAGCCCGCCCTGTCCGGTCTGTTCGGCGTCGCCGTCGCCGCGTTCGTCGCGTGGAAGACCGGCTCGGCCAAGGGGTTCTTCCTGACGGGCATCTGGAGCAACGTCGCCCTCTGCGCGGTCTTCCTTCTCTCGCTCATCGTGCGTCGGCCACTCGCCGGCATCGTCTGGGGCGCGCTCAACGGCACCGGCACCAGCTGGCTCAAGGACAAGCCCTCGCGCCGCTACTACGACATAGCCACGCTCGCCCTCACGCTCGTCTTCGCCGCCCGGGTCGCCGTACAACAGTGGCTCTACGACGAGGATCACACCGGATGGCTGGCCGTCGCGAAGATAGCCATGGGATATCCGCTGCTCGCCCTCGCCTTCCTGGTCGTCCTGTGGGCGGCCAGGCGCTCCGGCAAGCGTCTCAAGGAGATGGGGCAGCGGCAGCCCGCCGCCTCGTCCTGA
- a CDS encoding TetR/AcrR family transcriptional regulator: MTTAKKRNGGGMSEQRRLRLRLEISREAARLFWEQGVAATSGDQIAEAGGLSTRTIWRHFRSKESCAEPIVMQGVVTLLSVMRSWPRQSSLEEHLTTELTRLRHEEPPVPLADEMLAMKMIRLADTEPALRTAWLMACDQTEREMCVIIGDRLQRPSDDLDVRMYATSAAGVIRVLDEHIGAAILAGADLAEFNDVTAVSQRYAHAIRTATGGVVGEPVA; this comes from the coding sequence ATGACGACGGCGAAGAAGCGCAACGGAGGGGGGATGAGTGAGCAGCGGCGTCTGCGACTTCGGCTGGAGATCTCCCGGGAGGCGGCGCGCCTGTTCTGGGAGCAGGGCGTGGCCGCTACGAGCGGCGATCAGATCGCCGAGGCGGGGGGCCTCTCCACGCGCACCATCTGGCGGCATTTCCGCTCCAAGGAGAGCTGCGCGGAGCCGATCGTCATGCAAGGGGTCGTCACCCTGTTGAGCGTGATGCGCAGCTGGCCCCGGCAGAGCTCGCTCGAAGAGCACCTGACCACGGAGCTGACCCGGCTCCGGCACGAGGAGCCGCCGGTGCCCCTCGCCGACGAGATGCTCGCGATGAAGATGATCCGCCTCGCTGACACAGAGCCCGCGCTCCGCACCGCATGGCTGATGGCCTGCGACCAGACGGAGCGGGAGATGTGCGTGATCATCGGCGACCGGCTTCAGCGACCTTCCGACGATCTGGACGTGCGGATGTACGCCACGTCCGCCGCCGGCGTCATAAGAGTGCTGGACGAGCACATAGGAGCAGCCATACTCGCCGGCGCGGACCTCGCGGAATTCAACGACGTGACGGCGGTGTCCCAGCGGTACGCCCATGCGATCCGCACAGCGACAGGCGGAGTCGTCGGCGAGCCCGTCGCCTGA
- a CDS encoding Rab family GTPase translates to MRIPSSPLPVDSHGNGLAALRKRAFTGRDSELRLLRELMLSDRRGCFVLWLHGMGGIGKSTLLRRFADEALEHGDEVRMVDMRGTAPTSEAFLAALRAQGPPADARLLLVDSGESLGPLEQWLREDFLPRMPAHLLLVVAGRRPPSAEWRTDAQWWHALRSVELRGMDDAEATLLLRNRDVTGPAVPGIVRAAHGLPLALALFADEQGITAQDSGAVRDTSPVRDSDAVRHSDAVRDTGAVQDTGAVQDTGAVQDTGAVQDTSPVLDTADAPGTEGSAPRRGWELRDSPDLVRELLRLLLRESPAPDQAEALHALALARVTTEELVRHALDVPVAEARALCAWLRGLSFVRSTAEGLVPHELVREALLADLRWRGIEEYERLFRRIHAHLAARLARRAGGRWVSGADLAYLGRTNRVAREEVDWHGADRLQLRAARPDDLNEVVAAIEKEHGVAAGALAREWWELQPTAFSVAVDGGRGIVGALVAPCLEAGASGLPDDPVARAALDHVAERSPLRHGERLLLGRWSTGSATAACSALTTLWATTPGLAVSWTCTTQNQQPLSSLLDLYGQQRTAPVGGPDGELALPFVQDWRSAPFDRWAAALRTRLLSDEPAAAPAASTVGAEPAMQWSEFADAVKQAYRAALDPRALAESALLGTRLVSPGADAAALREVLTETVAQLRAHAGLRQLGDVLEITYLSGPRSQQAAASRAALSFSTYRRRLSAALTKAAELLRERELYGSVGR, encoded by the coding sequence ATGCGGATACCGTCCTCCCCCCTACCGGTCGACTCCCACGGGAACGGCCTGGCCGCCCTGCGCAAAAGGGCGTTCACGGGCAGAGACTCCGAACTGCGACTGCTGCGTGAGCTGATGCTCAGCGACCGGCGGGGCTGTTTCGTCCTGTGGCTGCACGGCATGGGGGGTATCGGCAAGAGCACTCTGCTGCGCCGGTTCGCCGACGAGGCGCTGGAACACGGCGACGAGGTCCGCATGGTCGACATGCGAGGTACGGCCCCGACGTCTGAGGCGTTCCTGGCAGCACTGCGAGCGCAGGGCCCACCCGCGGACGCGCGGCTGCTGCTGGTCGACTCCGGGGAGTCGCTGGGTCCGCTGGAGCAGTGGCTGCGGGAGGATTTCCTGCCGCGCATGCCCGCACACCTGCTGCTGGTCGTCGCGGGACGACGTCCCCCATCGGCCGAGTGGCGTACCGACGCGCAGTGGTGGCACGCACTGCGCAGTGTGGAACTACGGGGCATGGACGACGCCGAGGCCACGCTGCTGCTGCGCAACCGGGATGTGACGGGGCCCGCCGTTCCCGGCATCGTGCGGGCCGCGCACGGACTGCCCCTCGCTCTGGCGCTCTTCGCCGACGAACAAGGGATCACCGCCCAGGACTCGGGAGCCGTGCGGGACACGAGTCCGGTGCGGGACTCGGATGCCGTGCGGCACTCGGATGCCGTGCGGGACACGGGGGCCGTGCAGGACACGGGGGCCGTGCAGGACACGGGGGCCGTGCAGGACACGGGGGCCGTGCAGGATACGAGTCCTGTGCTGGACACTGCGGACGCACCGGGCACGGAGGGATCCGCTCCCCGTCGCGGCTGGGAGTTGCGCGACTCCCCCGACCTGGTGCGTGAACTGCTGCGGCTGCTGCTGCGGGAGAGCCCGGCTCCGGATCAGGCGGAAGCGCTCCACGCGTTGGCGCTGGCCCGTGTCACCACCGAGGAACTGGTGCGACACGCCTTGGATGTGCCCGTGGCCGAGGCGAGGGCGCTGTGCGCCTGGCTGCGCGGTCTGTCGTTCGTGCGCAGCACCGCTGAGGGCCTCGTCCCGCACGAGCTGGTACGGGAGGCGCTCCTGGCAGACCTGCGCTGGCGCGGCATTGAGGAGTACGAGCGTCTCTTCCGTCGGATCCACGCCCACCTCGCCGCTCGGCTGGCGCGCCGTGCCGGTGGCCGCTGGGTCTCCGGCGCGGACCTCGCCTATCTGGGGCGGACCAACCGGGTCGCGCGGGAGGAGGTGGACTGGCACGGCGCGGACCGTCTCCAGCTCCGTGCCGCACGCCCCGACGACCTGAACGAGGTGGTGGCCGCGATCGAGAAGGAACACGGTGTCGCGGCCGGCGCGCTGGCCAGGGAGTGGTGGGAGCTCCAGCCGACGGCTTTCAGCGTCGCGGTGGACGGAGGGCGCGGGATCGTCGGCGCGCTCGTCGCACCCTGTCTGGAGGCGGGGGCCTCGGGGCTGCCCGACGATCCGGTGGCACGGGCGGCGCTCGACCACGTCGCCGAGCGTTCGCCACTGCGGCACGGCGAGCGCCTGCTGCTGGGGCGTTGGAGCACCGGGAGCGCGACCGCTGCCTGCTCCGCGCTGACCACCCTGTGGGCCACCACGCCTGGGCTTGCGGTGAGCTGGACGTGCACCACGCAGAACCAACAGCCGTTGTCGTCGCTGCTCGATCTGTACGGGCAGCAGCGCACGGCACCGGTCGGCGGGCCGGACGGCGAGCTGGCGCTGCCCTTCGTACAGGACTGGCGCAGCGCTCCTTTCGACCGGTGGGCGGCGGCGCTGCGCACCCGGCTGCTCTCCGATGAGCCTGCGGCCGCCCCTGCCGCCAGTACGGTCGGGGCAGAACCGGCCATGCAGTGGTCCGAGTTCGCGGACGCGGTCAAGCAGGCATACCGCGCGGCGCTCGACCCGCGGGCGCTCGCGGAGAGCGCACTGCTGGGGACCCGTTTGGTCTCCCCCGGCGCTGACGCGGCGGCGTTGCGCGAGGTGTTGACGGAGACGGTGGCCCAGTTGCGTGCCCATGCCGGGCTGCGGCAGCTCGGCGACGTACTGGAGATCACCTATCTGAGCGGCCCGCGCAGCCAGCAGGCCGCGGCGAGCCGGGCGGCGCTGTCCTTCAGCACCTATCGGCGCAGGCTGTCCGCCGCGCTGACGAAGGCGGCGGAGCTACTGCGGGAGCGCGAGTTGTACGGGTCGGTGGGGCGGTGA